A section of the Oryzias latipes chromosome 10, ASM223467v1 genome encodes:
- the LOC101163178 gene encoding neuronal acetylcholine receptor subunit beta-2-like encodes MAVPVKTALALLVLTAGTASCAEVEERLVNHLLSPERYNKLIRPAVNNSQQVTIYIQVSLAQLINVNEREQIMTTNCWLTQGWNDYRLMWDPDEYDGIKKIRLPSQHIWLPDIVLYNNADGTYEVSFYSNAVVSNNGEVAWLPPAIYKSACKIEVRDFPFDQQNCTLKFRSWTYDHTEIDLILLSDYASRDDFKPSGEWDIVSLPGRKNEDPNDIRYLDITYDFIIKRKPLFYTINLIIPCILITSLAILVFYLPSDCGEKMTLCISVLLALTVFLLLISKIVPPTSLAVPLIGKYLMFAMVLVTFSIVTSVCVLNVHHRSPSTHTMPPWVKRVFLNQLPSFLFMRRPGSSNIRERFRKKHQKQKYAEQKLCGAEGGIGGGVADSSSSVFVNEDSAKRYGWRISDLSENTEFRRRMTLKSNIDVEDAVDGVRYIAEKMKSEDDDEGIIEDWKYVAMVIDRLFLWIFVCVCVVGTVGLFVQPLFQNYNTPIVEDLEHN; translated from the exons ATGGCAGTCCCGGTGAAAACAGCACTGGCTCTCCTGGTTCTCACTGCAGGAA cTGCCTCGTGTGCAGAGGTAGAGGAGCGACTAGTAAATCACCTGTTGTCACCGGAACGGTACAACAAGCTGATCAGACCAGCTGTCAACAACAGCCAGCAGGTCACCATTTACATCCAAGTGTCTTTGGCCCAGCTCATTAATGTG AATGAAAGGGAGCAGATCATGACCACCAACTGTTGGCTCACTCAG GGATGGAACGACTACAGATTAATGTGGGATCCTGATGAATACGATGGAATCAAGAAAATCCGTCTCCCATCACAACACATTTGGCTGCCGGATATTGTTCTTTATAACAA TGCTGATGGGACCTATGAAGTTTCTTTTTACTCCAATGCTGTAGTATCTAACAATGGAGAAGTGGCCTGGCTTCCACCTGCTATTTACAAGTCTGCCTGCAAAATTGAAGTCAGGGATTTCCCCTTTGATCAGCAAAACTGCACCCTCAAGTTCCGTTCTTGGACCTACGACCACACAGAAATCGATCTCATCCTCCTCAGCGATTACGCCTCACGTGACGATTTCAAACCGAGCGGTGAGTGGGACATTGTGTCGCTGCCAGGAAGGAAGAATGAAGATCCGAACGATATCAGATACCTGGATATCACCTATGATTTTATCATTAAGAGGAAACCTCTGTTCTACACCATCAATCTGATCATTCCCTGCATCCTCATCACATCCCTGGCTATTCTGGTGTTCTATCTCCCATCCGACTGTGGTGAGAAGATGACGCTCTGCATCTCAGTTCTTCTGGCCCTGACTGTGTTCTTACTCCTGATCTCAAAGATAGTGCCACCTACATCTCTAGCAGTGCCTCTGATTGGGAAGTACTTGATGTTCGCCATGGTGTTGGTCACCTTCTCTATTGTCACCAGCGTTTGCGTGCTCAACGTGCACCATCGCTCTCCCAGCACACACACCATGCCACCATGGGTGAAGCGTGTCTTCCTGAACCAGCTGCCCTCCTTTCTGTTCATGCGGAGACCTGGCAGCTCCAACATCCGGGAGAGGTTTCGGAAAAAGCACCAGAAGCAGAAGTATGCAGAGCAGAAGCTGTGTGGAGCAGAAGGTGGGATTGGAGGCGGAGTGGCAGATTCCTCCTCTTCCGTCTTTGTGAACGAAGACTCAGCCAAGCGCTACGGCTGGAGGATCAGTGACCTGTCAGAAAACACAGAGTTCAGAAGGAGGATGACTCTTAAGAGCAACATTGATGTGGAGGATGCAGTGGATGGGGTGCGCTACATTGCTGAGAAGATGAAGagtgaagatgatgatgaaggg ATTATTGAAGACTGGAAATACGTCGCAATGGTGATTGACCGTCTCTTCCTTTGgatctttgtttgtgtttgtgtggttgGGACAGTGGGCCTCTTCGTGCAGCCTCTGTTTCAGAACTACAACACC